A region from the Nocardioides exalbidus genome encodes:
- a CDS encoding pyrophosphate--fructose-6-phosphate 1-phosphotransferase — protein MPKRVALLTAGGYAPCLSSAVGALIETYTATDPDIELLAYQHGYHGLLTGTSVEIGPEERAGAALLHRFGGSPIGNSRVKLTNDEDCRRRGLIGQAETALEVAARRLQADGVDVLHTIGGDDTNTAAADLAAYLRELGSELTVVGLPKTIDNDIVPIRQSLGAITAAQEASRFAQHVLAEHGSNPRMLIVHEVMGRASGWLTAAAARDYMDWHGEQQWLPGIGLDPRRWAIHAVYVPERSIDLAEEASRLRAVMDEVGCVNIFLAEGAGIDDIVVELEAAGEEVGRDPFGHVKIDTINPGRYFADRFSEAIGAEKKMVQKSGYYSRSAAANDTDLRLIREMAELAVACALEGTPGVIGHDEDRGDELRAIEFERIAGHKPFDPSQAWFAELMEKTGQA, from the coding sequence ATGCCGAAGCGTGTTGCGCTCCTGACGGCCGGTGGCTACGCCCCGTGCCTCTCCTCCGCCGTCGGGGCCCTGATCGAGACCTACACCGCCACCGACCCCGACATCGAGCTCCTGGCCTACCAGCACGGCTACCACGGCCTGCTCACCGGCACCAGCGTCGAGATCGGGCCCGAGGAGCGGGCGGGCGCCGCGTTGCTCCACCGCTTCGGCGGCAGCCCGATCGGCAACAGCCGGGTGAAGCTCACCAACGACGAGGACTGCCGCAGGCGTGGCCTGATCGGCCAGGCCGAGACCGCCCTCGAGGTCGCGGCACGCCGCCTGCAGGCCGACGGCGTGGACGTCCTGCACACCATCGGCGGGGACGACACCAACACCGCGGCGGCCGACCTGGCGGCGTACCTCCGCGAGCTGGGCTCCGAGCTCACCGTGGTCGGCCTGCCGAAGACCATCGACAACGACATCGTGCCGATCCGCCAGAGCCTCGGCGCGATCACGGCCGCCCAGGAGGCCTCGCGCTTCGCCCAGCACGTGCTCGCCGAGCACGGCTCGAACCCGCGGATGCTCATCGTCCACGAGGTGATGGGCCGGGCCAGCGGCTGGCTGACCGCGGCCGCGGCGCGCGACTACATGGACTGGCACGGCGAGCAGCAGTGGCTGCCCGGGATCGGCCTCGACCCGCGCCGCTGGGCGATCCACGCGGTCTACGTCCCCGAGCGCAGCATCGACCTGGCCGAGGAGGCGTCGCGCCTGCGCGCCGTGATGGACGAGGTCGGCTGCGTCAACATCTTCCTCGCCGAGGGCGCCGGCATCGACGACATCGTCGTCGAGCTCGAGGCCGCGGGCGAGGAGGTCGGCCGTGACCCCTTCGGCCACGTCAAGATCGACACGATCAACCCCGGTCGCTACTTCGCGGATCGCTTCTCCGAGGCGATCGGCGCCGAGAAGAAGATGGTCCAGAAGTCGGGCTACTACTCCCGCTCCGCGGCCGCCAACGACACCGACCTGCGGCTGATCCGCGAGATGGCCGAGCTTGCCGTCGCGTGCGCGCTCGAGGGCACGCCCGGCGTCATCGGCCACGACGAGGACCGCGGCGACGAGCTGCGTGCGATCGAGTTCGAGCGGATCGCCGGCCACAAGCCGTTCGACCCGTCGCAGGCGTGGTTCGCCGAGCTGATGGAGAAGACCGGCCAGGCCTGA
- a CDS encoding MFS transporter: MLTRLGFPQVGEHRRFVTAIVADTVGSGLFMPITLLYFLAMTDLSLVQIGSALSLSALLTMPGAFVIGSLVDRFGPRKMMLVGNLVQAVGMIAYLWADALLVVALWTALLNLGRQAFWGSFGNVVTAISAPGERELWFGFLQAVRNLGYSVGGVLAGVALQIGTDSAYEAVVIVNAVTFIVAFGLLLDVPDHRVARDADAPAEGWGVVLRDGAYLRLVLGQMGFVVGMMVLNFALPVYAAETIDLPGWVVGAIFTLNTALVGLGQGLVVRRMTGQVRARMMGLAQLVFVASYVLFVVAGWLPVWLAVVAMLVGAAVYTLGELTGGPVFSATAAEAAPDHLRGRYLGLFQLSWGLGGAVTPVAFTWLLAHGETTLWWVLTIIALASAAYLQVLPRVLPASGLRVTQKSEA; the protein is encoded by the coding sequence GTGCTGACGAGACTCGGGTTCCCGCAGGTGGGTGAGCACCGGCGGTTCGTGACGGCGATCGTCGCCGACACCGTCGGCAGCGGCCTCTTCATGCCGATCACGCTGCTCTACTTCCTCGCGATGACCGACCTGTCGCTGGTGCAGATCGGGTCGGCGCTGTCGCTCTCCGCGCTGCTCACCATGCCGGGTGCCTTCGTGATCGGCAGCCTGGTCGACCGCTTCGGCCCGCGGAAGATGATGCTCGTCGGCAACCTCGTCCAGGCCGTCGGGATGATCGCCTACCTCTGGGCCGACGCGTTGCTCGTCGTCGCGCTGTGGACCGCGCTGCTCAACCTCGGCCGGCAGGCGTTCTGGGGGTCGTTCGGCAACGTCGTCACCGCGATCTCCGCACCGGGGGAGCGGGAGCTGTGGTTCGGCTTCCTGCAGGCCGTGCGCAACCTCGGCTACTCCGTCGGCGGCGTGCTCGCCGGGGTCGCGCTCCAGATCGGCACCGACTCGGCCTACGAGGCGGTCGTGATCGTCAACGCCGTCACCTTCATCGTCGCCTTCGGCCTGCTCCTCGACGTCCCCGACCACCGCGTCGCCCGTGACGCGGACGCGCCGGCCGAGGGCTGGGGCGTGGTGCTCCGCGACGGCGCCTACCTCCGCCTCGTGCTCGGCCAGATGGGCTTCGTGGTCGGGATGATGGTCCTCAACTTCGCGCTGCCCGTCTACGCGGCCGAGACGATCGACCTGCCCGGCTGGGTGGTCGGTGCGATCTTCACGCTCAACACCGCGCTCGTCGGGCTGGGCCAGGGGCTCGTCGTCCGCCGGATGACCGGGCAGGTGCGGGCCCGGATGATGGGGCTGGCCCAGCTCGTGTTCGTGGCGAGCTACGTCCTGTTCGTCGTCGCCGGGTGGCTGCCGGTCTGGCTGGCGGTCGTGGCGATGCTGGTCGGCGCCGCCGTCTACACCCTCGGCGAGCTGACCGGCGGCCCGGTCTTCAGCGCCACCGCGGCCGAGGCCGCACCCGACCACCTGCGCGGGCGCTACCTCGGGCTGTTCCAGCTGAGCTGGGGGCTCGGCGGTGCGGTGACACCGGTGGCCTTCACCTGGCTGCTCGCCCACGGGGAGACCACGCTCTGGTGGGTGCTGACGATCATCGCCCTCGCGAGCGCGGCGTACCTCCAGGTGCTCCCGCGCGTCCTGCCCGCCTCGGGCCTCCGGGTCACCCAGAAGTCGGAAGCCTGA
- a CDS encoding DUF1028 domain-containing protein: MTFSIVARSDDGESWGVAVASKFLAVGSAVPAAAAGVGAIATQADANIAYKYLGLAHLDEGATAQVALDRLVEEDDGREHRQAGIVDSDGNAATWTGSECFAWAGGTTGRSGERGGYAIQGNILTGPEVVEAMERAWLTSGEQSLERRLLAALAAGDEAGGDSRGRQSAGLLVVREGAGYGGHDDVAVDLRVDDHEAPVTELARLVDLNELYLTASTPEEQVPIDDTLMFELETLAKADGKESFHMWVGSENYEMRVGEGARPAWIDQRILDIIRGTSPEQQS; this comes from the coding sequence ATGACCTTCTCCATCGTGGCCCGGTCCGACGACGGCGAGTCCTGGGGCGTCGCCGTCGCCTCGAAGTTCCTGGCGGTCGGTTCTGCGGTGCCGGCCGCGGCGGCCGGGGTCGGCGCGATCGCCACCCAGGCCGACGCCAACATCGCCTACAAGTACCTCGGCCTCGCCCACCTCGACGAGGGCGCCACCGCCCAGGTCGCGCTCGACCGCCTGGTCGAGGAGGACGACGGCCGTGAGCACCGGCAGGCTGGCATCGTCGACTCCGACGGCAACGCCGCCACCTGGACCGGCTCGGAGTGCTTCGCGTGGGCGGGCGGCACGACCGGTCGCAGCGGCGAGCGCGGCGGCTACGCGATCCAGGGCAACATCCTCACCGGTCCCGAGGTGGTCGAGGCGATGGAGCGGGCCTGGCTCACGAGCGGCGAGCAGTCGCTCGAACGCCGGCTGCTCGCCGCCCTCGCGGCCGGCGACGAGGCGGGAGGCGACAGTCGCGGTCGGCAGAGCGCCGGCCTCCTCGTCGTACGCGAGGGAGCGGGATACGGCGGCCACGACGACGTCGCGGTCGACCTCCGCGTCGACGACCACGAGGCCCCGGTCACCGAGCTCGCGCGCCTGGTCGACCTCAACGAGCTCTACCTGACCGCCTCGACGCCCGAGGAGCAGGTGCCGATCGACGACACCCTCATGTTCGAGCTCGAGACGCTGGCCAAGGCCGACGGCAAGGAGAGCTTCCACATGTGGGTCGGCTCGGAGAACTACGAGATGCGCGTCGGCGAGGGGGCCCGGCCCGCGTGGATCGACCAGCGGATCCTCGACATCATCCGGGGCACCTCTCCGGAGCAGCAGTCGTGA
- the glpK gene encoding glycerol kinase GlpK, whose amino-acid sequence MSVLAIDAGTTGVTAVVVTPDGRIQAKGYQEFRQHFPHPGWVEHSPEEIWQATIEATREVLDKVDRSELTALGITNQRETVVLWDRETLGSPRRAIVWQDRRTADICERLRAEGHEDRVAELTGLRLDPYFSGTKLAWLAEHEPHTWALVESGRYAVGTVDSYLIARMTRGTWHVTDVSNACRTLLFDLEAGDWSDELCGLFGVPRDALPDLVPNWGEVAPTDPRVFLGLELPIAGIAGDQQSALFGQTCFDEGESKCTYGTGSFILTNTGSEVVRSDAGLLSTAAWRSPGGEMTYALEGAIFVTGSAVQWLRDGLQIVGNAAETAAIAATVDDTDGVVFVPALTGLGAPHWDPHARGMIIGITRGTTRAHIVRATLEAIAFEVRDVLETLPELSTLRVDGGAAANDFLCQLQADQVGRAVERPEIVETTALGAAFLAGLGTGAWDSTDDLRETWALDQRFEPGGDRDALDAAYARWSDAVERSKGWDG is encoded by the coding sequence GTGAGCGTCCTGGCCATCGATGCCGGCACGACGGGCGTGACGGCCGTGGTCGTCACCCCGGACGGCCGGATCCAGGCCAAGGGCTACCAGGAGTTCCGCCAGCACTTCCCGCACCCGGGCTGGGTGGAGCACTCGCCCGAGGAGATCTGGCAGGCCACGATCGAGGCGACCCGTGAGGTCCTCGACAAGGTCGACCGGTCCGAGCTCACCGCGCTCGGGATCACCAACCAGCGCGAGACGGTCGTGCTCTGGGACCGCGAGACCCTGGGCTCGCCGCGCCGGGCGATCGTGTGGCAGGACCGGCGGACGGCCGACATCTGCGAGCGACTCCGCGCCGAGGGCCACGAGGACCGCGTCGCCGAGCTCACCGGGCTCCGCCTCGACCCCTACTTCTCCGGCACCAAGCTCGCCTGGCTCGCCGAGCACGAGCCGCACACGTGGGCACTGGTGGAGTCCGGGAGGTACGCCGTCGGCACCGTCGACTCCTACCTCATCGCCCGGATGACGCGCGGCACGTGGCACGTCACCGACGTCTCCAACGCCTGCCGCACCCTGCTCTTCGACCTCGAGGCGGGCGACTGGTCCGACGAGCTGTGCGGGCTCTTCGGGGTGCCGCGTGACGCGCTCCCCGACCTCGTGCCCAACTGGGGCGAGGTCGCGCCGACGGACCCGCGGGTCTTCCTCGGCCTCGAACTCCCGATCGCGGGCATCGCCGGTGACCAGCAGTCGGCGCTCTTCGGGCAGACCTGCTTCGACGAGGGCGAGTCGAAGTGCACCTACGGCACCGGCTCCTTCATCCTCACCAACACCGGCAGCGAGGTCGTGCGCAGCGACGCCGGCCTGCTCTCCACCGCGGCGTGGCGCTCCCCCGGCGGCGAGATGACGTACGCCCTCGAGGGCGCGATCTTCGTGACCGGGTCGGCCGTGCAGTGGCTGCGCGACGGGCTGCAGATCGTCGGCAACGCGGCCGAGACGGCGGCGATCGCGGCCACCGTCGACGACACCGACGGCGTGGTCTTCGTGCCCGCCCTGACCGGTCTCGGTGCCCCGCACTGGGACCCGCACGCCCGCGGCATGATCATCGGCATCACCCGCGGGACCACCCGCGCCCACATCGTCCGCGCGACGCTGGAGGCGATCGCCTTCGAGGTGCGCGACGTCCTCGAGACGCTGCCCGAGCTCTCCACCCTGCGCGTCGACGGCGGCGCCGCGGCCAACGACTTCCTCTGCCAGCTCCAGGCCGACCAGGTCGGCCGCGCGGTCGAGCGGCCGGAGATCGTCGAGACAACCGCGCTCGGCGCTGCCTTCCTCGCCGGCCTCGGCACCGGGGCCTGGGACTCCACCGACGACCTGCGGGAGACCTGGGCGCTCGACCAGCGGTTCGAGCCCGGCGGCGACCGCGACGCCCTCGACGCGGCGTACGCCCGCTGGTCCGACGCCGTCGAGCGCTCGAAGGGCTGGGACGGCTAG
- a CDS encoding HNH endonuclease signature motif containing protein, whose amino-acid sequence MLLRRLDGVLGELRDLTLGGLSDADVVRLLDATTSASGRLTSIQCRTAADADRRRLGDSMGARHTHQWWAVRSGLTRAEANRLTRLGVALAREQHAPTASALAGGGLRVDQARVIVDAVDALPKHVDRDVRSKAEAVLLDHARQHDAKALKVLGKRILDVVAPEVGESHEEVVLEAEEARAFTDAELTLTDDGEGRCRGTFVVPSHVAKMLRRHLLALANPARHTEADLKDKNCDEDGAWKPLRRRLGEAFIEYVERYPVDATPQTAGVNATVVVTMTLEQLLGDSATAVLDDGTRISAGQARRWACEAGIIPAVLGSTSVPLDLGRTRRLHTKAQRIALGIRDGGCTARGCETTASGCHAHHDDPWSRGGPTDLTNGRLLCPRHHRLAHSSRYVTTIHADNTLTFVMRT is encoded by the coding sequence GTGCTGCTGCGTCGTCTGGACGGGGTGCTGGGTGAGCTGCGCGACCTGACGCTGGGTGGGTTGTCGGACGCAGACGTGGTGCGGCTGCTGGATGCGACCACGTCCGCGTCGGGCCGGCTCACGAGCATCCAGTGCCGCACAGCTGCAGACGCTGACCGGCGACGGCTCGGCGACAGCATGGGTGCTCGGCACACCCACCAGTGGTGGGCCGTCCGCAGCGGGTTGACTCGCGCGGAGGCGAACCGGCTGACCAGGCTCGGCGTCGCGCTCGCGAGGGAGCAGCACGCGCCCACGGCCTCCGCGTTGGCGGGTGGTGGGCTCCGGGTGGACCAGGCGCGGGTGATCGTGGACGCGGTCGACGCCCTGCCGAAGCACGTTGACCGCGACGTCCGGTCGAAGGCCGAGGCAGTGCTGCTGGACCACGCGAGGCAGCACGACGCGAAGGCCTTGAAGGTGCTCGGGAAGCGGATCCTCGACGTCGTGGCCCCCGAGGTCGGGGAGTCCCACGAGGAGGTGGTCCTCGAGGCCGAGGAGGCGCGGGCGTTCACCGACGCCGAGCTGACCCTCACCGACGACGGAGAAGGCCGCTGCCGTGGGACATTCGTGGTGCCCTCCCACGTCGCGAAGATGCTCCGGCGCCACCTCCTCGCCCTGGCCAACCCCGCCCGCCACACCGAAGCCGACCTCAAGGACAAGAACTGCGACGAGGACGGTGCGTGGAAGCCGCTGCGCCGGCGCCTGGGTGAGGCGTTCATCGAGTACGTCGAGCGCTACCCGGTCGACGCCACGCCGCAGACCGCGGGAGTGAACGCCACCGTGGTGGTCACGATGACCCTCGAGCAGCTGCTCGGCGACTCAGCCACTGCCGTCCTGGACGACGGCACCCGGATCAGCGCGGGTCAGGCGCGCCGGTGGGCCTGCGAGGCCGGGATCATCCCCGCCGTCCTCGGATCCACGTCGGTGCCGCTCGACCTGGGCCGCACCCGCCGCCTGCACACCAAGGCGCAGAGGATCGCGCTCGGAATCAGGGACGGTGGCTGCACCGCCCGCGGCTGCGAAACCACCGCGTCGGGCTGTCATGCCCACCACGACGACCCCTGGTCCAGAGGCGGGCCCACCGACCTGACCAACGGCAGACTGCTGTGCCCACGACACCACCGCCTGGCCCACAGCAGCCGCTACGTCACGACCATCCACGCCGACAACACCCTCACCTTCGTCATGCGGACCTAG
- a CDS encoding cupin domain-containing protein — translation MTRELPRPVRTFIPADLAPADPTPGMNRALAFELPMLWAGQVETEPGAVSGWHHHERNESSLYIVRGVLRIEFEGHEGYLDAGPGDFVHVPAWTVHRESNPARVPSLAVIARVGGGIPTVNVEGPAKH, via the coding sequence ATGACCCGTGAGCTTCCTCGGCCCGTTCGGACGTTCATACCAGCCGACCTGGCTCCGGCCGACCCGACGCCCGGCATGAACCGGGCCCTGGCCTTCGAGCTGCCGATGCTGTGGGCCGGACAGGTCGAGACCGAGCCGGGCGCGGTGTCCGGGTGGCACCACCACGAGCGCAACGAGTCGAGCCTCTACATCGTCCGAGGCGTGCTGCGCATCGAGTTCGAGGGGCACGAGGGCTACCTCGATGCAGGCCCCGGCGACTTCGTGCACGTGCCGGCGTGGACCGTCCACCGTGAGTCGAACCCTGCTCGTGTGCCGTCCCTGGCCGTGATCGCCCGGGTGGGTGGCGGCATTCCGACCGTGAACGTCGAGGGTCCGGCGAAGCACTGA
- a CDS encoding FAD-binding oxidoreductase, giving the protein MSIDDVAPTATTWTTGRIITKELPTPSTVRLRMHVEDRLRHWPGQHYLLRLRAPDDYTAQRSYSVASDDSDPLLELLVEKLPGGEVSEFLADVAEVGDVLEMRGPIGRWFTWDVRTPALCLVGGTGVVPAISMSRAARHAGRPDLLRILAVGRSPDELPYDDELHRSGATVAYTRHSTGTRPPGPPTASEVAPLLDGIELAFVCGSSRFAGLAEALLVECGLAPDMIRVEQFGATG; this is encoded by the coding sequence TTGAGCATCGACGACGTGGCGCCGACCGCGACCACCTGGACGACCGGCCGGATCATCACCAAGGAGCTGCCCACCCCGAGCACCGTCCGGCTGCGCATGCACGTCGAGGACCGGCTGCGGCACTGGCCGGGCCAGCACTACCTGCTCCGGCTGCGCGCTCCCGACGACTACACCGCGCAGCGCTCCTACTCGGTCGCCTCCGACGACAGCGATCCACTCCTGGAGCTGCTCGTCGAGAAGCTGCCGGGCGGCGAGGTGTCGGAGTTCCTGGCCGACGTCGCCGAGGTCGGCGACGTGCTGGAGATGCGCGGCCCCATCGGTCGGTGGTTCACCTGGGACGTGCGCACGCCTGCGCTCTGCCTGGTCGGCGGCACCGGCGTCGTCCCGGCGATCTCGATGAGCCGCGCCGCTCGACACGCGGGGAGACCCGACCTCCTCCGGATCCTCGCGGTGGGTCGCAGCCCCGACGAGCTGCCCTACGACGACGAGCTCCACCGGTCCGGCGCCACCGTCGCCTACACGCGGCACTCGACGGGCACCCGACCTCCGGGGCCACCGACCGCATCGGAGGTGGCGCCCCTGCTCGACGGGATCGAGCTCGCCTTCGTCTGCGGGTCCTCACGGTTCGCCGGACTCGCGGAGGCACTGCTCGTGGAGTGCGGGCTCGCGCCGGACATGATCCGGGTCGAGCAGTTCGGCGCCACCGGCTGA
- a CDS encoding sulfite oxidase-like oxidoreductase — translation MPVTRGFVRRRPEGPEGRLPPGQYDTGSGWPVLTAEATPRVVPEAWKITVDGLVERPTTWTWDEVHQLPRSTYRGDIHCVTTWSKFGVAFAGVSVDVLLEAAAPRSDAAFVMAHSSTGYTTNLPLSDVTGGKAWVVWDYDGKPLAREHGGPVRLLVPHLYFWKSAKWISRLELMSHDQPGFWERNGYHDRGDPWLEQRYQGD, via the coding sequence ATGCCGGTGACCAGAGGGTTCGTCCGTCGTCGCCCGGAAGGACCGGAAGGACGGCTGCCTCCCGGCCAGTACGACACCGGCAGCGGCTGGCCGGTCCTGACCGCCGAGGCCACCCCGCGAGTGGTGCCCGAGGCGTGGAAGATCACGGTGGACGGGCTGGTGGAGCGTCCGACCACCTGGACGTGGGACGAGGTGCACCAGCTGCCGCGGTCGACCTACCGGGGCGACATCCACTGCGTGACGACGTGGTCCAAGTTCGGCGTCGCCTTTGCGGGCGTGAGCGTCGACGTGCTGCTGGAGGCCGCTGCGCCTCGGTCCGACGCGGCCTTCGTCATGGCGCACTCGAGCACCGGCTACACGACCAACCTCCCGTTGAGCGACGTCACGGGCGGCAAGGCATGGGTGGTCTGGGACTACGACGGCAAACCGCTCGCCCGCGAGCACGGCGGGCCGGTGCGCCTGCTGGTCCCGCACCTCTACTTCTGGAAGTCCGCGAAGTGGATCAGCCGCCTCGAGCTCATGTCCCACGACCAGCCGGGCTTCTGGGAGCGCAACGGCTACCACGATCGTGGGGACCCGTGGCTCGAGCAGCGCTACCAGGGCGACTGA